The Candidatus Zixiibacteriota bacterium nucleotide sequence GATATATGCAAGCCTGGCTTATAGGTTCGATATTACTGGCAATCATTTTTGGATTTTTCAATGTCTTTAATAAGATTGCGGCTGGCAAAATCTCTGATTCCTTGGGAGCTTTGCTGGTTGAGTCAACTGCGGTCTTGTGCATATTGCTCTTTTTCATCTACCTCAGCCTGGCAGGCAAGAAGTCGGTCGAGACCACAAGCCAGGGCATTACTTTTTCCATCTTAGCTGGTGTATGCGTGGGAATCGGGTCGGTGCTTTACTTTTTCATTTTCAGGTCAAAAGGCGAGTTGTCAATAGCCGGACCGATAGTCTGGGGAGGGAGTCTTCTGGTGATGGCAATAGCCGGGATTTTGCTTCTCAAGGAGCCTTTTGGCATTCAAAAGCTTTTGGGGATTGCTCTTAGTTTGATAGGACTTTTTCTGCTGGCAGGTAGTAGATAAGTCGGATATTTAATGAATTCAAAACCTGACTAAAGTCAGTTAGAACCTAAACTACAGCGGATGATAACATCCGCCTGGAGCGAGGGATTCTTTAGGTTCACGCTGGATGTTATCATCCAGCGTAGGAAGGAAATTCACAGCTGATTGAGTGGATTAAACGGATTTAATAACAGATTTATCAGCCTCAAGGTCAAATTCGACTTAATTCCAATGATCAGCTGTGAGGGATTTGTTTAACCATTAAACCCTTGTTTTTATGACCAATCAGGATATAGCCAACATATTTTATCACATCGCCGAGATCCTGGAAATCCAGGGGGAAAACCCCTTCAAGATCAGGGCTTATATCAAAGCCGCGCAGACTGTGGAGAGCTACACCAAGGAGCTTTCAGAGATCAAGGATGTGGAGCAGTTGAAGGAGCTTCCCGGAATTGGTGAGAAGGTAGCTTTGAAGATAAAAGAGCTGGTGGAGACCGGGAAACTGGAGATGTATGAGAAGCTGAAAAAATCTGAGATTGCCCCTTTGATCGAGCTTTTGCAGGTACCAGGGTTGGGTCCCAAACATGTGAAGCTGATTTATGACAAGCTGGGGATTAAAACCATAGACCAGCTCGAAAAGGCTGCCAAGGCCGGAAAGTTGAGAGGCCTTCCAGGATTAGGAGAAAAAACCGAGCAGAATATTCTTAAAGGGATTGACCAGGAAAGAAGACACAAGGAAAGATTTCCTCTCGGCGTTATTCTGCCAAGGGCTGAATCTATAGTTTATCAATTGAAACAGGTGAAGGAAGTCAAGGATATAAACCTGGGAGGAAGCATAAGAAGAATGAAAGAGACCATCGGGGACGTTGATATTTTGGTATCCTCCACAAAAGCGAAGAAAGTCTCAGATGCTTTTGTCAAACTTCCAGAGGTGCAAAATATCATATCTGAAGGTGCTACTAAATCCAGTGTGATGACCAAAGACGGCTTTCAGATAGACCTAAGGGTGGTCAAACCGGAATCGTATGGTGCAGCTTTGCACTATTTCACTGGCTCCAAAGCTCATAATATAAGGATAAGATCTTTGGGAATTGACAGGGGTTTGAAAATCAATGAATACGGAGTGTTCAAAGGTAAAAAAAGTATTGCAGGAAAAACTGAGGAGGAGATTTTCAAATCCGTAGGATTACCCTTTATTCCGCCTGAGATCAGGGAAGACTGGGGTGAAATTGAAGCTGCTCAAAAAGGGAAATTACCTCATCTGATCGAACAAAAGGATTTAAAAGGTGACCTGCACATCCATTCCAACTGGACTGATGGCAGAAGCTCAATCGAGGATATGGCATTGGCTGCCCGGAAGATGGGATATCTTTATATGGCTTTGTGCGACCATTCTCCAACTATTGGAATAACCAATGGGCTTACTCCGGAAAGGATTGAAAAACGGAAACAGGAAATAGATAAAGTAAGCCAAAAGCTTAAAGGTTTTGTCATATTAAACGGAGCAGAGGTTGATATAAGGTCCAACGGTAAGATGGATTTTGAGGATGATGTTCTGAAGGAGTTAGAGATAGTCGTTGCTGCGGTCCACACCAAATTCACCCAGCCGAAAGATGAGATGACCAAAAGGATAATCGGTGCGATAGAAAATCCTTATGTGGATATTATCGCTCACCCCACGGGAAGGCTGATCGGCAGGAGAGACCCTTACGAGGTGGACATGGATAAAGTTTTAGATGCAGCTAAAGCCAACCATAAGATTATGGAGTTAAATGCCTATCCAGACAGGCTGGATTTGAACGATTTGCACTGCAGGAAAGCTAAAGAGAAAGGAGTTAAAATAGCAATCTCTACGGATTCTCACTGGACAGAGCATCTTTCCTGGATAAGATACGGGATAGCAACTGCGCGCAGGGGTTGGCTTGAGCCTGAGGATGTGGTGAATACTCTGCCTCTGGAGAAGTTATTGAAACTTTTTCGATGAATATGGGATGTAGGGGCGTATTGCAATACGCCCCTACACTTCAAAAGGGTGCCATACCCAAACTTGTTTGGGGATGCCACCCATCCCATCGAGGAAGGTAACCGCCCATGTGGGCGTATCAGTAATCGGAGCATTGTAACGCAGACTAAAGTCTGCGGCTACCAACTGGATGTTATCATACAGCTCGTAGTGCGACCCTTTAGGGTCGCCATTGCGAGGCTAAAGCCTCGCACTACCTTGAACTGAGGAGTAAAAAAATTCACAGCTGATTGAGCGGATTAAACAGATTCTATAACGGATTTATCAGCCTCAAGGTCAAATTCGACTTAATCATAATAATCAGCTGTGAGGGAGTTTTTTCAAATGCCTGAACCAAAAACTTCTCTAACCTTACAATCAGTAGCCTTACCCTTTTTGGCTCTGGCCGCCTTTACCGCTTTCTGCTATTTTGCCAGCCCGATTTTGATTCCGATTCTTGTTTCCGTCTCTTTAGCCTATATGCTAAGCCCGTTTATTTTTTTCTTAGATCGCCTCAAAATCCCGCATTTTATCTCGGTGCTTTTAGTGGTCTTGGCCAGCCTGGTCATTGTAGGGTTTTTAAGTTACCTGATAATCGGTCAGGCAAATTCCTTTGTTCAGCAGATTCCTGCTTACTGGGATCAGGTCCTCTCATTTCTTGCCCGGCTTAAACAGAATCTGATCGACAGAGGTGCAATCTCTCCAGCCCAGGGACCTGATTTTGAAAACCTGCAATTAAAAAATTTAACCTGGATTTCCAAATATTTAGCCCGGGGCTTAAGCTCGCTACTCTCTTTTGTACTTGGCTCGTTCTTTGTCTTCTTTTTGACGCTTTTTATTCTGAATGAATATCCTTATCTGAAGAAGAAAATCATAAAAGCATTCGGAAGCTCAAATGAGCAGTTAAGTGAAAAGATTCTGACCGAGATAAATCAGCAGATCAGAGGTTTTGTCCTGGTAAAATTCTTCACCACTTTAGCTCTCTCCTTGATTTACTCTCTTGGATTCTTGGTTCTGGGTTTGAATTATGCCTAT carries:
- a CDS encoding AI-2E family transporter; translated protein: MPEPKTSLTLQSVALPFLALAAFTAFCYFASPILIPILVSVSLAYMLSPFIFFLDRLKIPHFISVLLVVLASLVIVGFLSYLIIGQANSFVQQIPAYWDQVLSFLARLKQNLIDRGAISPAQGPDFENLQLKNLTWISKYLARGLSSLLSFVLGSFFVFFLTLFILNEYPYLKKKIIKAFGSSNEQLSEKILTEINQQIRGFVLVKFFTTLALSLIYSLGFLVLGLNYAYILGPLAGFLNLVPYIGPFVGLIIPLVVAGIQFQSFLPVLWVFIFYEAIQLLESNLVTPKLLENKINLNSLAILIASMFWAWLWGAIGIILAVPITAAIKVVCDHVESLKPIGIILGGKKEE
- a CDS encoding EamA family transporter, with the translated sequence MQAWLIGSILLAIIFGFFNVFNKIAAGKISDSLGALLVESTAVLCILLFFIYLSLAGKKSVETTSQGITFSILAGVCVGIGSVLYFFIFRSKGELSIAGPIVWGGSLLVMAIAGILLLKEPFGIQKLLGIALSLIGLFLLAGSR
- the polX gene encoding DNA polymerase/3'-5' exonuclease PolX; amino-acid sequence: MTNQDIANIFYHIAEILEIQGENPFKIRAYIKAAQTVESYTKELSEIKDVEQLKELPGIGEKVALKIKELVETGKLEMYEKLKKSEIAPLIELLQVPGLGPKHVKLIYDKLGIKTIDQLEKAAKAGKLRGLPGLGEKTEQNILKGIDQERRHKERFPLGVILPRAESIVYQLKQVKEVKDINLGGSIRRMKETIGDVDILVSSTKAKKVSDAFVKLPEVQNIISEGATKSSVMTKDGFQIDLRVVKPESYGAALHYFTGSKAHNIRIRSLGIDRGLKINEYGVFKGKKSIAGKTEEEIFKSVGLPFIPPEIREDWGEIEAAQKGKLPHLIEQKDLKGDLHIHSNWTDGRSSIEDMALAARKMGYLYMALCDHSPTIGITNGLTPERIEKRKQEIDKVSQKLKGFVILNGAEVDIRSNGKMDFEDDVLKELEIVVAAVHTKFTQPKDEMTKRIIGAIENPYVDIIAHPTGRLIGRRDPYEVDMDKVLDAAKANHKIMELNAYPDRLDLNDLHCRKAKEKGVKIAISTDSHWTEHLSWIRYGIATARRGWLEPEDVVNTLPLEKLLKLFR